In Heliomicrobium gestii, a single genomic region encodes these proteins:
- a CDS encoding GNAT family N-acetyltransferase, whose amino-acid sequence MELNCKDYLISTDKSLLDHETIYRFLASSYWANKRPTEAINKSIETSLCYGVYLGNRQIGFARVVTDFATMYWLADVIIDEEYRGRGIGKKLVETIVASEELKGLNGILGTLDAHGLYEQYGFEKNVNRFMVKRPS is encoded by the coding sequence ATGGAGCTCAATTGCAAAGATTATTTAATCAGCACGGACAAGTCGCTTTTAGACCATGAGACGATTTATAGGTTCTTGGCTTCGTCCTATTGGGCAAATAAAAGACCTACTGAAGCCATAAACAAATCCATTGAGACGTCGCTTTGTTATGGCGTATATCTCGGAAACAGACAAATCGGATTTGCTCGGGTCGTCACAGATTTTGCAACAATGTACTGGTTAGCAGATGTCATCATCGATGAAGAGTATCGAGGCAGAGGTATTGGGAAAAAACTTGTAGAGACAATAGTTGCTAGCGAAGAATTGAAAGGTCTGAACGGTATATTAGGAACACTCGACGCGCACGGACTATATGAACAATATGGATTCGAAAAAAACGTAAATAGATTTATGGTAAAAAGACCGAGCTAG
- the tuf gene encoding elongation factor Tu, with the protein MAKAKFERTKPHVNIGTIGHVDHGKTTTTAAITLVLSKVGGASFKKYDEIDAAPEERERGITINTAHVEYETDNRHYAHVDCPGHADYIKNMITGAAQMDGAILVVSAADGPMPQTREHILLARQVGVPYIVVWLNKADMVDDAELMELVEMEVRELLSSYEFPGDDIPIVAGSGLKALECGCGKRECEWCGKVWALMDEVDKYIPTPERATDKPFLMPVEDVFTITGRGTVATGRVERGQIKVGEEIELVGLAEATRKTVVTGVEMFRKLLDFAQAGDNIGALLRGVERKDIERGQVLAKPGSIKPHTKFTSEVYVLSKEEGGRHTPFFNGYRPQFYFRTTDVTGFIELPEGVEMCMPGDNIKMTIELGKTIAIEEGLRFAIREGGRTVGAGVVTGIIE; encoded by the coding sequence ATGGCAAAAGCCAAATTCGAGCGCACCAAGCCGCACGTGAACATCGGCACCATCGGTCACGTTGACCACGGTAAAACCACCACCACCGCTGCCATCACCCTGGTTCTCTCCAAAGTTGGTGGAGCTTCCTTCAAAAAGTACGACGAAATCGACGCCGCTCCCGAAGAGCGTGAACGCGGTATCACCATCAACACCGCTCACGTCGAGTACGAAACCGACAACCGTCACTACGCCCACGTGGACTGCCCCGGTCACGCCGACTACATCAAGAACATGATCACCGGTGCTGCCCAGATGGACGGCGCCATCCTGGTTGTGTCTGCTGCTGACGGCCCCATGCCCCAGACCCGTGAGCACATCCTCCTCGCCCGTCAGGTTGGCGTTCCCTACATCGTTGTCTGGCTGAACAAAGCCGACATGGTTGATGACGCCGAACTGATGGAACTGGTTGAGATGGAAGTTCGCGAACTCCTCTCCTCCTACGAGTTCCCTGGCGACGACATTCCCATCGTTGCCGGTTCCGGCCTGAAAGCCCTCGAGTGCGGCTGCGGCAAGCGCGAATGCGAATGGTGCGGCAAAGTCTGGGCGCTCATGGACGAAGTCGACAAGTACATCCCCACCCCCGAGCGCGCCACCGACAAGCCCTTCCTGATGCCCGTTGAAGACGTCTTCACCATCACCGGTCGCGGCACCGTCGCCACCGGCCGTGTCGAGCGTGGTCAGATCAAAGTCGGCGAAGAAATCGAACTGGTCGGTCTGGCTGAAGCCACCCGCAAGACCGTCGTCACCGGCGTTGAAATGTTCCGCAAACTCCTCGACTTCGCCCAAGCCGGCGACAACATCGGCGCTCTGCTGCGCGGTGTTGAACGGAAAGACATCGAGCGCGGCCAAGTTCTGGCTAAGCCCGGTTCCATCAAACCCCACACCAAGTTCACCTCCGAAGTCTACGTCCTGTCCAAGGAAGAAGGCGGCCGCCACACCCCGTTCTTCAACGGCTACCGGCCCCAGTTCTACTTCCGCACGACTGACGTCACTGGCTTCATCGAACTGCCCGAAGGCGTTGAAATGTGCATGCCTGGCGACAACATCAAGATGACCATCGAACTCGGCAAAACCATCGCCATCGAAGAAGGCCTCCGCTTCGCTATCCGCGAAGGCGGCCGGACCGTCGGCGCCGGTGTTGTCACCGGTATCATCGAGTAA
- the fusA gene encoding elongation factor G: MPRQFPLDKTRNIGIMAHIDAGKTTTTERILFYTGRVHKIGEVHDGAATMDWMVQEQERGITITSAATTCQWRGHRINIIDTPGHVDFTVEVERSLRVLDGAVAVFCSVGGVEPQSETVWRQADKYGVPRIAYINKMDRIGADFFRGVDMIRERLGANPVPIQIPIGSEDQFKGIVDLITMKAIIYVDDLGKTSDVSEIPEDLAEVAAEYREKLLEAVAESDEELMMKYLEGEELTEQEVRDGVRKCTLAVKMIPVLCGSSFKNKGVQPLLDAVVEFLPAPVDIPAVKGVNPDSGEEDVREVSDEEPFSALAFKIMADPYVGKLAFFRVYSGKLSSGSYVYNSTKGKKERIGRILQMHANHREEIAEVYTGDIAAAVGLKDTTTGDTLCDEKQPIILESMQFPDPVIHVAIEPKTKADQDKMGIALQRLSEEDPTFRMSTDHETGQTIISGMGELHLEIIVDRMMREFKVEANVGRPQVAYKETIRTKAKAEGKFVRQSGGRGQYGHAVIEIEPRQPGEGYEFVNKIVGGVVPREYIQPIDNGIREAAETGVLAGYPTVDFRVTLVFGSYHDVDSSEMAFKIAGSMAFKEGAAKAQPVILEPVMKVEVTVPEEYMGDVIGDINSRRGRIEGMEARGNTQVVRGFVPLSEMFGYATDLRSRTQGRGQYVMMYSHNEEVPRNIAEGIIAKRKG, from the coding sequence GTGCCTAGACAGTTTCCGTTAGATAAGACACGGAACATCGGCATTATGGCCCACATTGATGCCGGCAAGACGACCACCACCGAACGCATCCTGTTCTACACCGGACGGGTGCACAAAATCGGTGAGGTTCATGATGGCGCTGCCACCATGGACTGGATGGTTCAGGAACAAGAACGCGGTATCACCATCACCTCTGCCGCAACAACGTGCCAATGGCGCGGGCATCGGATTAACATCATCGATACGCCCGGCCACGTGGACTTTACCGTTGAAGTCGAACGTTCCCTGCGGGTATTGGACGGGGCCGTCGCCGTCTTCTGTTCCGTTGGCGGTGTCGAACCGCAATCGGAAACCGTATGGCGCCAAGCCGACAAGTACGGTGTTCCCCGGATCGCTTACATCAATAAGATGGACCGCATCGGCGCTGACTTTTTCCGTGGCGTCGACATGATCCGGGAACGCTTGGGCGCCAACCCTGTGCCCATCCAGATCCCCATCGGCTCCGAAGACCAATTCAAGGGTATCGTCGACCTGATCACCATGAAAGCCATCATCTATGTCGACGACCTGGGCAAGACGAGCGACGTCTCCGAGATCCCCGAGGACCTCGCCGAAGTCGCCGCCGAATACCGGGAAAAGCTCCTTGAAGCGGTTGCTGAGTCCGATGAGGAACTGATGATGAAGTACCTCGAAGGGGAAGAACTGACTGAGCAAGAAGTCCGTGACGGCGTTCGCAAGTGCACCTTGGCCGTCAAGATGATTCCTGTTCTCTGCGGCTCCTCCTTCAAGAACAAGGGCGTGCAGCCGTTGCTCGACGCTGTCGTCGAGTTCCTGCCCGCCCCGGTCGACATCCCTGCCGTCAAGGGTGTCAACCCCGATTCCGGTGAGGAAGATGTTCGTGAGGTTTCCGACGAAGAGCCCTTCTCTGCGTTGGCCTTTAAGATCATGGCTGACCCCTATGTGGGCAAGTTGGCCTTCTTCCGTGTTTATTCCGGTAAACTGAGCTCTGGTTCCTACGTCTACAACTCGACCAAAGGCAAAAAGGAACGGATCGGCCGCATCCTCCAGATGCACGCCAACCACCGGGAAGAGATCGCCGAGGTCTACACCGGCGATATCGCTGCTGCTGTCGGTCTGAAGGATACCACGACGGGCGACACCCTCTGTGATGAGAAACAGCCCATCATCCTTGAGTCGATGCAGTTCCCTGATCCGGTTATCCACGTTGCCATTGAACCGAAGACGAAGGCTGACCAAGACAAGATGGGCATCGCCCTTCAGCGTTTGTCCGAAGAAGACCCGACCTTCCGCATGTCCACTGACCATGAAACAGGTCAGACGATCATCTCCGGCATGGGTGAGCTTCACTTGGAGATCATCGTGGACCGGATGATGCGGGAATTTAAGGTCGAAGCCAACGTCGGACGTCCCCAGGTCGCGTACAAGGAAACCATTCGCACCAAGGCCAAGGCGGAAGGCAAGTTCGTCCGCCAGTCTGGTGGTCGCGGTCAGTACGGCCATGCCGTCATCGAAATCGAACCGCGTCAACCTGGTGAAGGGTACGAATTTGTCAACAAGATCGTTGGTGGTGTGGTTCCCCGCGAATACATCCAACCCATCGATAACGGGATCCGTGAAGCCGCCGAAACAGGCGTCCTCGCCGGTTATCCCACTGTTGACTTCCGCGTGACCCTGGTCTTCGGTTCCTACCACGATGTGGACTCCTCGGAAATGGCCTTTAAGATTGCCGGCTCCATGGCCTTCAAGGAAGGCGCTGCGAAGGCGCAGCCGGTCATCCTTGAGCCGGTCATGAAAGTCGAAGTCACCGTTCCTGAGGAATACATGGGCGACGTCATCGGCGACATCAACTCTCGCCGGGGCCGCATCGAAGGCATGGAAGCTCGCGGCAACACCCAAGTGGTGCGCGGCTTTGTTCCCCTGTCCGAGATGTTTGGCTACGCCACCGACCTGCGTTCGCGCACCCAAGGTCGCGGCCAGTACGTCATGATGTACAGCCACAACGAAGAAGTGCCCCGCAACATCGCTGAAGGCATCATCGCGAAACGGAAAGGCTAA
- the rpsG gene encoding 30S ribosomal protein S7 produces MPRRGSVARREVLPDPIYNSKVVTKLANQIMLDGKKSTAEAILYGALDQIKEKTNKNPMEVLEAALKNVMPLLEVKARRVGGANYQVPIEVRPERRQTLGLRWLIKYSRERSGKTMIDKLAGEIMDAANSTGGAVKKKEDTHKMAEANKAFAHYRW; encoded by the coding sequence ATGCCGAGAAGAGGATCAGTCGCCCGGCGTGAAGTGCTCCCCGATCCGATTTACAACTCCAAGGTTGTCACGAAACTGGCAAACCAAATCATGTTGGATGGGAAAAAGAGCACTGCCGAGGCCATTCTATACGGCGCCCTTGACCAAATCAAGGAAAAGACCAACAAGAACCCCATGGAAGTTCTGGAGGCTGCCCTCAAGAACGTCATGCCCCTCCTGGAAGTCAAGGCTCGCCGCGTCGGTGGCGCCAACTACCAGGTTCCGATTGAAGTTCGTCCTGAACGCCGCCAGACCCTGGGCCTGCGTTGGCTCATCAAGTACTCCCGCGAGCGCTCCGGCAAGACCATGATTGACAAGCTGGCTGGTGAAATCATGGATGCCGCCAACAGCACCGGCGGCGCCGTCAAGAAAAAAGAAGACACTCATAAGATGGCCGAAGCCAACAAGGCCTTCGCCCATTATCGCTGGTAA
- the rpsL gene encoding 30S ribosomal protein S12: MPTISQLIRKGREVLTEKSTAPALKECPQKRGVCTRVYTTTPNKPNSALRKVARVRLTNGVEVTAYIPGIGHNLQEHSVVLVRGGRVKDLPGVRYHIVRGALDTAGTQNRNQGRSKYGTKRPKKGAATAAKGKK, translated from the coding sequence ATGCCAACGATTAGCCAGTTGATCCGCAAAGGCCGCGAAGTTCTCACGGAGAAATCGACCGCTCCGGCATTGAAAGAGTGTCCGCAAAAACGTGGGGTTTGCACCCGTGTTTACACGACCACTCCCAATAAGCCGAACTCGGCTCTGCGCAAAGTGGCCCGGGTGCGTTTGACCAATGGGGTGGAAGTGACCGCCTACATTCCCGGCATCGGGCACAACCTTCAAGAGCACTCCGTCGTTCTGGTTCGCGGAGGCCGGGTGAAAGACCTCCCCGGTGTGCGCTACCACATCGTTCGTGGCGCTCTGGATACCGCCGGTACCCAGAACCGTAACCAGGGCCGTTCGAAATATGGAACGAAACGCCCCAAAAAAGGCGCCGCCACGGCTGCCAAAGGGAAGAAGTAA
- a CDS encoding L7Ae/L30e/S12e/Gadd45 family ribosomal protein, with the protein MPLERLKQARQKTVGTKQTLKAVEKGQVKLVYIAGDADPHLVNPLMKLCEEKAIPVVNVDSMEALGLACNIKVGSASAAIVAE; encoded by the coding sequence ATGCCTTTGGAGCGCTTGAAACAAGCCCGCCAGAAGACGGTTGGCACCAAGCAGACCCTGAAGGCGGTGGAGAAGGGGCAGGTCAAGCTGGTGTACATTGCCGGAGACGCCGACCCTCATCTGGTGAATCCTTTAATGAAGCTGTGTGAAGAAAAAGCGATTCCCGTTGTCAACGTGGATTCGATGGAGGCGCTTGGCCTGGCTTGCAATATCAAGGTTGGCTCGGCGTCGGCGGCCATTGTGGCTGAGTAG